Part of the Amycolatopsis sp. 195334CR genome is shown below.
CGATGCCGTTCACCAGCGCGCCCGCCGCGGCGAGCATGTTCGCGGTGGCCAGGCGGACCGGGCGGTACGCGGAACTGGTGGACGCGCTGACCCACCGGGTGGTGGTCGCGTGCGTCGGCCCGATCACCGCCGCGCCGTTCGCCGCGCTCGGGATCCCGGTGGTGCAACCGGAACGCTCGCGCATCGGCGCGCTGGCACGCACGCAGTCGCAGGCGCTGCTGGACCGGGTGCCGCGGTGGCGGGTGGCCGGGCGCGAGGTGGAACTGCGCGGGCAGGCGGTGGTGGTGGACGGCGAACTGCGGTCGCTCGCTCCCGCGCAACTGGCCGTGTTGCGGGCGCTCGCGCGGGAGCCGGGCCGGGTGGTCTCGCGGCGGCAGCTGATGACCGTGCTGCCCAGCGGCGGCGACGAGCACGCGGTGGAGACGGCGGTCGGCAGGCTGCGGACTTCGCTGGGTGAGGGAAAACTGGTGCAGACCGTGGTCAAGCGGGGTTACCGGCTGGCCGTGGAGAAGGTGGGGATCGCTTGATCGTGCTGGTGGCACACGGAACCCGGGCACCCGCCGGGGTTCGCGTGATCTCGGAGCTGGCGGAACTGGTGCGGGAGCGGGTCGACGTGGAGGTGCGCGTCGCCTACGCGGACGTGCTCCAGCCCGACGTGACCAGCGTGCTCAGGGAGGTGCCGGGCACCGCCGTGGTGGTGCCCGCGTTCCTGGCGTCGGGGTACCACGTGCGGACGGACATCCCAGCGCAGGTCGAGGCGAGCGGGCACCGGTCGGTCAGCGTCACGCCCGCGTTCGGGGCGGCGCCGGAACTGCTCGACGTGCTCGAACAGCGGCTGGTCGACGCGGGTTACCGCGAGGGCGACGCGGTGGTGCTGGCCGCCGCCGGCTCGAGTGATCCCCGTGCGCTCAGCGAGGTCCGGGTGGCCGCGCGGGCGTTGCGCGCCAGGCTGGGCGTGCCGGTGCGTGTCGGTTTTGCCGCCACCGCAAGGCCTTCCGTGGCCGAGGTGGTGGATTCGTTGCGCTGGCACCGGGTCGCGGTGGCGTCGTGGTTGCTGGCGCCCGGCTTGTTCCACCGGCGGCTGGTCGACTCGGGCGCGGCCGTGGTGGCGGAACCGCTCGGCGCGCACCCCGCGATCGCCGAGCTGGTGGTCCGGCGGTACCAGTCCACCCTCACGGCGGCTCTGCCGAGGAAGGCGTGCTGAGCACGAACGAGGTCTCCCGCGCGAAAGGTGACGTGCGAAGGCCGTCCGCCACCGCGCCCGGTCAGGACCAGGCCACGGTGTGCAGCGTGAGCCCGCGCGCGGCGGCGACCACTTCGGCTTCCTGGGCGACGCGGGCCCGGACGTCCGGGGCCAGCGGCCAGAACGTGGACACCGTGACGGTGAGCCGCTTCCCGGAGGTCTTCGGGCGCCAGACACCGGCGATCTCCCCGTCGGCGAGCACCGCGCCCGGATTGCCGAGGATCTTCCAGAGCTCCTTCTGGTGTGCCTTCTCCGGCACCAGCAGATCGCGATCCCGGGACTGGAGCAGCGGATCCGACGGCGGCAGCAGGCGCACGACGTCGGGTTCCGGCGGGTTCTCCAGCAGGGGCAGCGAATCAGCGGGCAGGTAGCGCTTCTTCTTGTCCAGCTGGACTTCCACCAGCTCCGACGGCCACATCTCCTTGGCGACGGTGGCCGTGGTGCCGGAGAAACCACCCGCGTCGCCGTGGGTGGCCGGGCCGTGCAGGCGGAGGTAGGCCGCCATGACCGCGGTCGCGGCCGGTACGTCCAGCTTGGTGGGCACCGGGCCGCGGTTCTTCAACGGCGTCAGCGTGGCCGGGGTCGCGTCGGGCACGAGCGCGATCCCGGCGAGCGGCGCGGCCAGGCGCATCAGCTGTTCGAAGATGTGCGTGACCCCGCAGCCGCGGCACCAGACCGAGAGGCCGTCCGGCACCAGCTTGGTGACCGCGGTGCTGGCGGCGCCCTTGGTCATCGTCTTGCCGACGGCCTTGCGCAGGGCCCGCGCGGCGACCGTCAGCGCCTCGGCGGCCGGGACCCCGGCCCGGGCGACCTGCGTGCGCTGCCACCCCATCCGGGCTTCGGCGTCCACTTCGGACAGTGGGACCAGGCCGGCCACCAGCTTCTTCAGATCGCCGCGCCGGTGCAGGTGCGGAGCGCCGCGGTGCGACCAGAGCAGGGCGAAGCGCTCGTCGTCGGCGACGGCCGGGGTGGACAGGCGCGCGGCCAGCGCGATGGCCGGGCCGCCGCGCTGGTTGTCCTGCACCCCGAGATCGAACACCGCCAGTTCGTGCGGATCGGCCGTCTCACGGTGCAACCCCTGCGCGGCGATCCGATAGGCGAGGACCTGCTGCCTGTCCACAAGCGACCCTCCTAGATGGAGTGCTCGAAGGTGTAGTGCACCGCGCACTCGCCCTTGGCGCCGGCGATGGTGCCGGTGCCCCGCAGGCCGGTCAGCTCGCCGGTGCCCGAGCCGTCGACCACGGTGAACGTGCCGTTGATGCCGGTGTTGTCGAAACCTACCTCGTGCCGGATGACGAAGCTGCCCTTGCGGCCGTCGACCGAGCCCTCGATCCGCTCGAACCCCGGTGCGGCGTAGCCCGCGCCGTCGTAGCCGGGGCCGGAGTAGTACAGCAGGTAGTCGACCGAGGACTCGCCCTCGATCAGGCCCGTGTAGGTCATGACGGCGTGCGCGTGGGCGTACCGGGGCTGGTCCTCGGCACCGCTGACCACGCTCTCGTCCCAGGTCTTCGTCGAGAAAGTATTCATGGGGAGCACTCTGCCGCCCTTACCTGACAGCTTGTGTCAGGTTTTCCGTCATACTGGCTTTCATGCGGGCGAGCAGATTGCTGTCGGTGTTGCTGCTGTTGCAGAACCGCGGCCGGATGACGGCCGACGAGCTCGCCGCCGAGCTGGAGGTCTCGGTGCGCACGGTGTACCGGGACATCGAGGCGTTGTCGGCGGCGGGCGTGCCGGTCTACGCCGACCGCGGGCGGTCCGGCGGTTACCAGCTCGTCGACGGGTACCGCACGCGGCTGACCGGCCTCACCGAGGAGGAGGCCCGGTCGCTTTCGCTGGCCGGGTTGCCCGCGGCGGCCTCCGAACTGGGGCTCGGCACCGTGCTCGCCGCGGCCCAGCTGAAGCTCTACGCGGCACTGCCCGCCGACCTCCGCGACCGCGCGGCGACCGTCTCCCAGCGCTTCTACCTCGACGTTCCCGGCTGGCACCGCGGGATCGAGAGCCTGCCGCAGCTGGCGGAGGTGGCCGAGGCCGTCTGGCAGACCCGACGGTTGCGGATCGACTACCGGCGCTGGGGGAACCAGCAGGTCACCCGCGAGATCGAGCCGCTCGGCCTGATCCTCAAGGGCGGCAACTGGTACCTCGCCGCGCGGTGCGAGGACAGCGACCGGACCTACCGGATCTCCCGCATCGAGGCGCTGACCACGCTGGAGCCGTTCACCCGGCCCGCCGATTTCGACCTCGCCGCGTACTGGCGGGACTGGTCCGAGCAGTTCGAACGGCGGATGTACCCGCGGACCGCGGTGGTGCGCCTGTCCCCGCTCGCCCGGGTCCTCGTACCGTTCTACCTGGGCGGTGTCGGCGCGCGGGCGCTGGACACGGCCGACGAACCGGACGAGGACGGGTGGATTCGGATGGAGCTGCCGGTGGAGCAGGGCCGCCCGGCGATCGGGGAGCTGCTGCGCTTCGGGCCGGGGCTGCAGGTGCTGGAACCCGCCTCGCTGCGGGATGAACTGGCGGAGGCGATCCGGGAGATGGCGGCGCACTATGGGTGAACTTTCCGGGGTCACCATCGGGATCACCGCCGAACGCCGCGCGGAGGAGTTCATCACCGCGCTGGAACGGCACGGCGCCTCGGTGCGGCACGCACCGACCATCCGGATCGTGCCGTTGCCGGACGACGCCGTGTTGCGCGCGGCGACCGACGCCGTGCTCGCCGCGCCGGTCGACCTCACCGCGATCACCACCGGCGCCGGGTTCCGCGGCTGGGTTTCCGCGGCCGAGGGCTGGGGTGTGGCCGAGGACCTGCTGACCCGCCTCGGTGCTTCACGCGTGGTCGTGCGGGGGCCGAAGGCGATGGGCGCGGTGCGCGGGCTCGGCTTGTCGGAGGACTGGTCGGCCCCTGGCGAGACGAACGCGGAGCTGTTCGAGCACCTGCTGGCGTCGGGCGTGGCCGGCCGGCGGGTCGCGGTCCAGCTGCACGGGACGCCGTTGCCGGAGTTCACCTCGCGGCTGGCCGACGCCGGGGCGGAGGTGGTCGAGGTGCAGCCGTACCGGTGGCAGTGGCCGTCGGACCTGGACCCCGCGCACCGGCTGATCGACGACCTCATCGGCGGTGAGGTGCGGGCACTCGCGTTCACCAGCGCCCCGGCCGCGGCGAACCTGCTGACCCTGGCCGGAGACCGCCGGGACGCCCTCGTCGACGCGTTGCGGAGTCACGTCGCCTGCGCGTGCGTCGGCTCGGTGACCGCGGCCCCGCTGACCGAGCTGGGCGTGCCGACCCTGCAACCCGACCGCCCTCGGCTCGGGGCGCTGGTCAAGCTGCTGGTGCGCGAACTCGGTTAGACGTCGTCGGCGGGTTCGGGTTCGCCGGATTCGATGCGCCGCACGCTTTCCCGGCCGACCTCCTCCTCGCTCTTGCCCTGCCGCCAGTAGCCGGTGAAGGTGATGGCCCGCTTGGTGATGCCGCGGTCGCGGACCAGGTGGCGCCGGGTGAACTTGACCAGGCTCGCCTCCCCGGACAGCCACGCGTACGCCGTGCCGTCGGGCAGCGAGGCCGCGCGGACCGCATCGAGCACGGCCTCGCCGTGCGGCCGCGTGCCCCGGTGGACCCAGGTGATCTCGACGTCCTTGGCGGCCGTGTCGAAGGTCTGCTCCTCCTCCGGCCCGGACACCTCGACGAAAGCCCGCAGCACGGCGTGCTCCGGCAGCCCTTCGACGATCGCGCCGACCGCGGGCACCGTCGACTCGTCGCCGACCAGCAGCTGCCACTCGGTGTCCTCGGGCACCGAGTACAACGCGTGCGGCGGGGCCAGGAAGATCAGCTCGTCACCGACGGCGGCGTGCTCGGCCCAGGTCGACCCCGGACCGGCGTCGTGCAGCACGAAGTCGACGTCCACCGCGCCCGGCCGGACCGCGCGCAGGGTGTAGGTGCGCATCGGCGGCCGTTCGGCGTCCGGCATCGCGAGGTAGACGCGGTACCAGGAGAGCACTTCCGAGTCGCCGTCGAGCGGCGGCGGCAGCACCGGCCGCGCCTGGCCGGGCGCCGGGAAGAACAGCTTGACGTACTGGTCGGGCCCCACGTCGTCGACGTCGACTGCCACGTCGAAACTGATCCGGGCCATGTGCGGGGTCAGCCGCCGGACGGCCGACACGCGCAGCGGGTGGTACGTCATACTCGCCATTAGGCAAGGCTAACCATAAGAGATCACCAGAGGCCACCCTCCGGCTCCTCCTGTTGCCAGCGATACACCCGCAGGTCCACCTTCTGCCCGTCGGCCAGCACGCCCTCGGTGCGCAGCCGGGCCAGCTGCTCCTCGGCCAGGTGCGGGGCCGGGGTGCCGTTCGCGCGCAGGATCCGGTGCCACGGCAGGTCGCTGCCGTCCTCGGCGAGGATGGCGCCGACCAGGCGCGGGGACGGCGCGCCGGCCAGCGTCGCGATGTCGCCGTAGGTGGCGACCTTGCCGGGCGGCACGTCGCTGATCACCGCCCGCACCCGTTCGTGCAGTTCTTCGTCCATGCGCACAGCTAACCGGAAGACACCGACAGTTCCGACCGGGTGCCGCTACCCGGTGCCGATCACCGCTCGTGGTCCAATCGGGTGTGGCAAGCAGGACGAAGCACCGGGTGAGCGCGCGACTGGTGCGCCGCCCGGTCGTGCCCCCGCGTCCTCGCCACTGGGAGCCCGACGCCCACCGGGCGTTCCACGGCCCGGTCGGTTTCCTGCGCGTGCTGGGCGGTCCCGGCACCGGCAAGACCGCGCTGCTCGCCGAGGCCGTCACCCGCCGGATCCGCGACCAGGGCGTCGATCCCGAGCGGATCCTGGTGCTGACCACGTCCCGGCGCGCGGCCGAGGCCCTGCGCGCCGACATCACCCGCCTGCTCAACGACGGTGACCCCGACGCCCCGCGCACCATCCGCGAGCCGATCGTGCGCACCGTGCACTCGTACGCCTACGCCGTGCTGCGCATGCAGGCCCGGATGCGCGAGGAACCGGCACCGCGCCTGCTCAACAGCGCCGAGCAGGACGTGATGGTGCGCGAACTGCTCGCCGGCGACCTGGAGCTGGGCGCCCACGACTGGCCGGTCGAACTGCGCCCGGCGCTGACCGTGCCCGGGTTCGCCGAGGAACTGCGCGACCTGCTGCTGCGCGCGGCCGAACGCGGGCTCGGCCCGGAGGACCTGATCAAGCTCGGTGAGGAGAAGGGCCGCGAGCAGTGGGTCGCCGCGGGCACCTTCTGGCGGCAGTACGAGGACGTCAGCGCGTTGCAGGGGGCTGGGGGCAACGCGCTCGCGCTGCCCGGTGCCACCGCCTACGACGCCGCCGAGCTGGTGATTTCGGCGTTGATCGCGCTGAACTCCGAGCCGGAGCTGATGCTGCGGGAGCAGGCCCGCGTCCGGCACCTGTTCGTCGACGACGCGCAGCACCTCGACCCGCTGCAGTTCCGGCTGCTCCGGCACCTCGGTTCCGGCGCCGAGGACTTCGTGCTCGCCGGCGACCCGGACCAGTCGATCTTCTCCTTCCGCGGCGCCGATCCCACGCTGCTGGAGCGGGCCGACCGCCGCGGCGACCAGACCATCCGGCTGACCAGGAGCCACCGGCACGCACCCGCCATCGCGACCGCGGTCAACCGGCTGATCACGCACCTGCCCGGCCCGAAGCGCCTGCCGCTGCGGCCCGCCGGCACCGAGGACGAGGGCACGGTCAAGATCCGCCTGCTGTCGACCCCGGCGGCCGAGGGCGCGTGGATGGCCGACCAGCTGCGGCGCGCGCACCTGATGGACGAGGTGCCGTGGTCGGAGATGGCGGTGCTGGTGCGGTCGCCGTCACGGACCTTCCCGGTGCTGATCCGCGCGCTGCGCGCGGCCGGGGTGCCGATCGCCGCCGCGGCCGAGGAGCTGCCGCTGGCCAAGCAGCCCGCGGTCCGGCCGCTGCTGGCCGCGCTCCGCGCCGCCGACGACCCGTCCACTGTGGACGCCGATGTGGCGGAGATGCTGCTGGCTTCCCCGTTGGGCGGCGCCGATCCACTGGCGTTGCGGCGCCTCCGTCGTGGGTTGCGGCGGCTGGAGCTGTCCGCCGGCGGGGAGCGGTCCAGCGACGAACTGCTGGTGGAAGCCCTGCTGGACAACGATCCGCTGACCATGCTGGCCGAGGCGGAGGCCGGTCCGGTGCGCCGGGTGGCCGGGCTGATCGCCACCGCGCGGGAGTCGATCGCGCAGCACCGCAACGTGGAGAACGTGCTGTGGGACCTGTGGCAGGCCAGCGATCTCGAGGCGCGGCTGCTGCGGTTCGCCGACCGCGGTGGGTCGCTCGGATCGCAGGCCGACCGCGATCTGGACTCGGTGGTGGCGTTGTTCCACGCGGCCGGTCGCTATGTCGACAGGCTGCCGCATTCCACGGTCACCGCGTTCGCCGACTACCTGGCCTCGCAGCACATCGCCGGGGACAGCCTCGCGCCGAAGGCGGCGCGCAAGGAGGGCGTCACCCTGCTCACCGCGCATGGCTCGATCGGTCGTGAGTGGACGGTGGTGGCGGTGGTCGGCGCGCAGGAGGGCAGCTGGCCGGACCTGCGGTTGCGCGGATCGCTGCTGGGCGTGGAGAAGCTGGTCGACCTGTTGTCCGGTGTGGACGGTGAGCAGGTCTCCGCCACGGCACCGCTGCTGGCCGAGGAGCGTCGCCTGTTCTACCTCGCGGCCAGCCGGGCGCGCCGGACACTGCTGTTCAGCGCGGTGCGCGGGGAGGACGAGCAGCCTTCGCGCTTCGTCGACGAACTGGACGAGGCCGCGCCGGACGAGTCGGCCGCCGATCCGCGGCTGAAGACCGGTGGCCGGTCGCTGGTGCTCGCCGAACTGGTCGGGGAACTGCGCCGGGTGGTGTGCGACGCCGAGGCCGCCACCGAACGCCGTCAGCTCGCCGCGCGCCAGCTCGCCAAGCTGGCCGCCGCCGGGGTGCCCGGCTCGCACCCGGCCACCTGGTACGGCGTGCCCCAGCCGTCCACCGAGGTGGCCCTGTTCAGCCCCGGTCAGCTGGTCAGCGTTTCGCCGTCCACTGTGGACGTACTGGCGCGCTGCCCGTTGCGCTGGCTGCTGGAACGCCACGGCGGTGACGATCCCGCGCAGCTGGCCGCGGTCACCGGCACCCTGGTGCACGCGCTCGCGCAGGCCGCCGCCGAGGGCACCGGGGACGCCGAGCTGCGCGCCGCCCTGGATGAGGCGTGGACCAGGGTCGATGCCGGGGCGCCGTGGTTCTCCCGTCGTGAACGCCGTCGCGTGGAACAGATGCTGGAGAACTTCATGGCGTGGTTGCAGCACAGCCGCGCCGAGCTGACCAGCGTCGGGAACGAGAAGGACGTGCAGGTGGTGCTGCCGCCGGAGCACGGCGACGGCGAGGACGAGCTGCTCGTCCGGTTGCGCGGCCGGGTCGACCGGCTGGAGCTGGACGAGCAGGGCCGTCCGGTGATCGTGGACATCAAGAGCGGCAAGACCCCGGTCACCGCGAACGACGCCGAGCAGCACCCGCAGCTCGCGGCCTACCAGCTGGCCGTGCTGCTGGGCGCGTTCGGCGAACACGGCACCGAGCCCGGCGGCGCGAAGCTGGTCTACGTGGCCAAGGCGAACAAGAAAACCGGGGCCACCGAACGGCAACAGGCCCCGCTCGACGAGGAAACCGGCCCCAC
Proteins encoded:
- a CDS encoding winged helix DNA-binding domain-containing protein, with the protein product MDRQQVLAYRIAAQGLHRETADPHELAVFDLGVQDNQRGGPAIALAARLSTPAVADDERFALLWSHRGAPHLHRRGDLKKLVAGLVPLSEVDAEARMGWQRTQVARAGVPAAEALTVAARALRKAVGKTMTKGAASTAVTKLVPDGLSVWCRGCGVTHIFEQLMRLAAPLAGIALVPDATPATLTPLKNRGPVPTKLDVPAATAVMAAYLRLHGPATHGDAGGFSGTTATVAKEMWPSELVEVQLDKKKRYLPADSLPLLENPPEPDVVRLLPPSDPLLQSRDRDLLVPEKAHQKELWKILGNPGAVLADGEIAGVWRPKTSGKRLTVTVSTFWPLAPDVRARVAQEAEVVAAARGLTLHTVAWS
- a CDS encoding sirohydrochlorin chelatase, giving the protein MLVAHGTRAPAGVRVISELAELVRERVDVEVRVAYADVLQPDVTSVLREVPGTAVVVPAFLASGYHVRTDIPAQVEASGHRSVSVTPAFGAAPELLDVLEQRLVDAGYREGDAVVLAAAGSSDPRALSEVRVAARALRARLGVPVRVGFAATARPSVAEVVDSLRWHRVAVASWLLAPGLFHRRLVDSGAAVVAEPLGAHPAIAELVVRRYQSTLTAALPRKAC
- a CDS encoding uroporphyrinogen-III synthase codes for the protein MGELSGVTIGITAERRAEEFITALERHGASVRHAPTIRIVPLPDDAVLRAATDAVLAAPVDLTAITTGAGFRGWVSAAEGWGVAEDLLTRLGASRVVVRGPKAMGAVRGLGLSEDWSAPGETNAELFEHLLASGVAGRRVAVQLHGTPLPEFTSRLADAGAEVVEVQPYRWQWPSDLDPAHRLIDDLIGGEVRALAFTSAPAAANLLTLAGDRRDALVDALRSHVACACVGSVTAAPLTELGVPTLQPDRPRLGALVKLLVRELG
- a CDS encoding DUF3224 domain-containing protein translates to MNTFSTKTWDESVVSGAEDQPRYAHAHAVMTYTGLIEGESSVDYLLYYSGPGYDGAGYAAPGFERIEGSVDGRKGSFVIRHEVGFDNTGINGTFTVVDGSGTGELTGLRGTGTIAGAKGECAVHYTFEHSI
- a CDS encoding ATP-dependent DNA helicase, producing the protein MSARLVRRPVVPPRPRHWEPDAHRAFHGPVGFLRVLGGPGTGKTALLAEAVTRRIRDQGVDPERILVLTTSRRAAEALRADITRLLNDGDPDAPRTIREPIVRTVHSYAYAVLRMQARMREEPAPRLLNSAEQDVMVRELLAGDLELGAHDWPVELRPALTVPGFAEELRDLLLRAAERGLGPEDLIKLGEEKGREQWVAAGTFWRQYEDVSALQGAGGNALALPGATAYDAAELVISALIALNSEPELMLREQARVRHLFVDDAQHLDPLQFRLLRHLGSGAEDFVLAGDPDQSIFSFRGADPTLLERADRRGDQTIRLTRSHRHAPAIATAVNRLITHLPGPKRLPLRPAGTEDEGTVKIRLLSTPAAEGAWMADQLRRAHLMDEVPWSEMAVLVRSPSRTFPVLIRALRAAGVPIAAAAEELPLAKQPAVRPLLAALRAADDPSTVDADVAEMLLASPLGGADPLALRRLRRGLRRLELSAGGERSSDELLVEALLDNDPLTMLAEAEAGPVRRVAGLIATARESIAQHRNVENVLWDLWQASDLEARLLRFADRGGSLGSQADRDLDSVVALFHAAGRYVDRLPHSTVTAFADYLASQHIAGDSLAPKAARKEGVTLLTAHGSIGREWTVVAVVGAQEGSWPDLRLRGSLLGVEKLVDLLSGVDGEQVSATAPLLAEERRLFYLAASRARRTLLFSAVRGEDEQPSRFVDELDEAAPDESAADPRLKTGGRSLVLAELVGELRRVVCDAEAATERRQLAARQLAKLAAAGVPGSHPATWYGVPQPSTEVALFSPGQLVSVSPSTVDVLARCPLRWLLERHGGDDPAQLAAVTGTLVHALAQAAAEGTGDAELRAALDEAWTRVDAGAPWFSRRERRRVEQMLENFMAWLQHSRAELTSVGNEKDVQVVLPPEHGDGEDELLVRLRGRVDRLELDEQGRPVIVDIKSGKTPVTANDAEQHPQLAAYQLAVLLGAFGEHGTEPGGAKLVYVAKANKKTGATERQQAPLDEETGPTWLDLVRRAAGSAAGPGFEARENADCPRCPARGSCPVRPEGRQVTGP
- a CDS encoding YafY family protein, with the translated sequence MRASRLLSVLLLLQNRGRMTADELAAELEVSVRTVYRDIEALSAAGVPVYADRGRSGGYQLVDGYRTRLTGLTEEEARSLSLAGLPAAASELGLGTVLAAAQLKLYAALPADLRDRAATVSQRFYLDVPGWHRGIESLPQLAEVAEAVWQTRRLRIDYRRWGNQQVTREIEPLGLILKGGNWYLAARCEDSDRTYRISRIEALTTLEPFTRPADFDLAAYWRDWSEQFERRMYPRTAVVRLSPLARVLVPFYLGGVGARALDTADEPDEDGWIRMELPVEQGRPAIGELLRFGPGLQVLEPASLRDELAEAIREMAAHYG
- a CDS encoding MGMT family protein, producing MDEELHERVRAVISDVPPGKVATYGDIATLAGAPSPRLVGAILAEDGSDLPWHRILRANGTPAPHLAEEQLARLRTEGVLADGQKVDLRVYRWQQEEPEGGLW
- a CDS encoding siderophore-interacting protein; the encoded protein is MTYHPLRVSAVRRLTPHMARISFDVAVDVDDVGPDQYVKLFFPAPGQARPVLPPPLDGDSEVLSWYRVYLAMPDAERPPMRTYTLRAVRPGAVDVDFVLHDAGPGSTWAEHAAVGDELIFLAPPHALYSVPEDTEWQLLVGDESTVPAVGAIVEGLPEHAVLRAFVEVSGPEEEQTFDTAAKDVEITWVHRGTRPHGEAVLDAVRAASLPDGTAYAWLSGEASLVKFTRRHLVRDRGITKRAITFTGYWRQGKSEEEVGRESVRRIESGEPEPADDV